The Anabas testudineus chromosome 11, fAnaTes1.2, whole genome shotgun sequence genome has a segment encoding these proteins:
- the LOC113154500 gene encoding major histocompatibility complex class I-related gene protein-like isoform X2: protein MMKRSFLLLLLFYVSSPVKHSLKYLLTSSTGISNLPEFMGVLLVDDIQVCYCDDKRIKVQHDEWKKLFDDNQLWKLVTDQCFSVLPKLYTTRLHRFMEHLNQTTGVHILQVIRGCELDETTGAISGFMNCGYDGDDLMSLDLKSQTWVALKPQAVTIKQEWDADKASNQERVEVITKIFPNWLKTYLSYENNSLLRTVLPSVSLLQKTPSSPVSCHATGFYPDRASMFWRKDGEEIHEDVDHGEILPNHDGTFQMRVDLNISSVKPEDWSRYDCVFHLSDVKKDVITKLDKAEIRNNEEFPAAVIGVVVGLLLLLVCITGLFIWWKKKNNGFRAANTSDSSSPNRQTSDPL, encoded by the exons ATGATGAAACGCTCATTTTTGTTGCTTCTCCTCTTTTACGTTTCATCACCAG TGAAACACTCCCTGAAGTATCTGCTCACTTCATCCACTGGAATCTCAAACCTCCCAGAGTTTATGGGGGTTTTGTTGGTCGATGACATTCAGGTGTGTTACTGCGACGACAAAAGGATTAAAGTTCAACATGATGAGTGGAAAAAGCTGTTCGATGACAACCAGCTGTGGAAGTTGGTAACAGATCAGTGTTTCTCCGTTCTGCCTAAACTCTATACAACCAGACTTCATAGGTTCATGGAGCACCTCAACCAGACCACAG GTGTCCACATTTTACAGGTGATACGTGGCTGTGAATTGGATGAAACCACTGGAGCGATTAGTGGTTTTATGAACTGTGGTTACGATGGAGACGACCTCATGTCGTTGGACCTGAAATCACAGACATGGGTCGCTCTGAAACCACAGGCTGTCACCATCAAACAGGAATGGGATGCTGACAAAGCTTCAAATCAAGAGCGTGTGGAGGTTATCACTAAGATTTTCCCTAATTGGCTGAAGACGTATTTGAGTTATGAGAATAACTCTCTGCTGAGAACAG ttctcccctcagtgtctctcctccagaagactccctcctctccagtcagctgccacGCTACAGGTTTCTACCCTGACAGAGCCTCAatgttctggaggaaagatggagaggagattcatgaggacgtggaccatggagagatcctccccaaccatgatgggaccttccagatgagagttgatctgaacatttcctcagtcaaacctgaagactggagcaggtacgactgtgtgtttcatctcTCTGATGTGAAGAAGGACGTCATCACTAAACTGGACAAAGCTGAGATTAGGAACAATGAAG agtttcctgctgctgtcattggAGTAGTTGTAGGACTGCTGCTCCTGTTAGTCTGCATCACTGGACTCTTCATctggtggaagaagaagaaca ATG
- the LOC113154500 gene encoding major histocompatibility complex class I-related gene protein-like isoform X1: MMKRSFLLLLLFYVSSPVKHSLKYLLTSSTGISNLPEFMGVLLVDDIQVCYCDDKRIKVQHDEWKKLFDDNQLWKLVTDQCFSVLPKLYTTRLHRFMEHLNQTTGVHILQVIRGCELDETTGAISGFMNCGYDGDDLMSLDLKSQTWVALKPQAVTIKQEWDADKASNQERVEVITKIFPNWLKTYLSYENNSLLRTVLPSVSLLQKTPSSPVSCHATGFYPDRASMFWRKDGEEIHEDVDHGEILPNHDGTFQMRVDLNISSVKPEDWSRYDCVFHLSDVKKDVITKLDKAEIRNNEEFPAAVIGVVVGLLLLLVCITGLFIWWKKKNEGFKPANTSASSSSSHSSSAPD, from the exons ATGATGAAACGCTCATTTTTGTTGCTTCTCCTCTTTTACGTTTCATCACCAG TGAAACACTCCCTGAAGTATCTGCTCACTTCATCCACTGGAATCTCAAACCTCCCAGAGTTTATGGGGGTTTTGTTGGTCGATGACATTCAGGTGTGTTACTGCGACGACAAAAGGATTAAAGTTCAACATGATGAGTGGAAAAAGCTGTTCGATGACAACCAGCTGTGGAAGTTGGTAACAGATCAGTGTTTCTCCGTTCTGCCTAAACTCTATACAACCAGACTTCATAGGTTCATGGAGCACCTCAACCAGACCACAG GTGTCCACATTTTACAGGTGATACGTGGCTGTGAATTGGATGAAACCACTGGAGCGATTAGTGGTTTTATGAACTGTGGTTACGATGGAGACGACCTCATGTCGTTGGACCTGAAATCACAGACATGGGTCGCTCTGAAACCACAGGCTGTCACCATCAAACAGGAATGGGATGCTGACAAAGCTTCAAATCAAGAGCGTGTGGAGGTTATCACTAAGATTTTCCCTAATTGGCTGAAGACGTATTTGAGTTATGAGAATAACTCTCTGCTGAGAACAG ttctcccctcagtgtctctcctccagaagactccctcctctccagtcagctgccacGCTACAGGTTTCTACCCTGACAGAGCCTCAatgttctggaggaaagatggagaggagattcatgaggacgtggaccatggagagatcctccccaaccatgatgggaccttccagatgagagttgatctgaacatttcctcagtcaaacctgaagactggagcaggtacgactgtgtgtttcatctcTCTGATGTGAAGAAGGACGTCATCACTAAACTGGACAAAGCTGAGATTAGGAACAATGAAG agtttcctgctgctgtcattggAGTAGTTGTAGGACTGCTGCTCCTGTTAGTCTGCATCACTGGACTCTTCATctggtg gaagaagaaaaatgagg GTTTTAAACCTGCAAACA CTTCAGCCTCTTCGTCATCGtcacacagcagctcagctccTGACTAA
- the LOC113154500 gene encoding major histocompatibility complex class I-related gene protein-like isoform X3: MMKRSFLLLLLFYVSSPVKHSLTYFLTTSSGLQTFPEFVSVSVVDGVQVGYCDSNSKTAEPRQDWVRRLFRDNPGHLEWHSQNCKISYVVLKEDIDMIKLHFNQTGGVHILQEMSGCDWDDVIDEVTAYDQFGYDGEEFTSLDLRTLTWVFKDKADTLQNKWKRVNNEINHIKYICPECLKKYMDYVNRSLKRKALPSVSLLQKTPSSPVSCHATGFYPDRASMFWRKDGEEIHEDVDHGEILPNHDGTFQLRVDLNISSVKPEDWSRYDCVFQFSGAENIITKLDKAKIRTNKEFPAAVIGVVVGLLLLLVCITGLFIWRKKKKNEGFKPANTSASSSSSHSSSAPD, encoded by the exons ATGATGAAACGCTCATTTTTGTTGCTTCTCCTCTTTTACGTTTCATCACCAG TGAAACACTCCCTGACATATTTCCTCACTACTTCCTCTGGACTCCAAACCTTCCcagagtttgtgtctgtttcagtgGTTGATGGAGTTCAGGTGGGTTACTGTGACAGTAACAGTAAGACAGCAGAACCCAGACAGGACTGGGTTAGAAGGTTATTCAGAGATAATCCTGGACACCTGGAGTGGCACAGTCAGAACTGCAAGATCTCTTATGTGGTGTTGAAAGAAGATATTGACATGATAAAACTGCACTTTAACCAAACTGgag gtGTTCACATTTTACAGGAGATGTCTGGCTGTGACTGGGATGATGTCATTGATGAGGTTACTGCATATGATCAGTTTGGTTATGATGGAGAAGAATTCACATCACTGGACCTGAGGACGCTGACATGGGTTTTCAAAGACAAGGCTGACACACTTCAAAACAAGTGGAAAAGagttaataatgaaataaaccaCATCAAATACATTTGCCCTGAGTGTCTGAAGAAGTACATGGACTATGTGAATAGATCTTTGAAGAGAAAAG ctctcccatcagtgtctctcctccagaagactccctcctctccagtcagctgccacGCTACAGGTTTCTACCCTGACAGAGCCTCAatgttctggaggaaagatggagaggagattcaTGAGGACGTGGACCATGGAGAGATCCTCCCCAACCATGATGGGACCTTCCAGCTGAGagttgatctgaacatttcctcagtcaaacctgaagactggagcaggtacgactgtgtgtttcagttttctgGTGCTGAGAACATCATCACCAAACTGGACAAAGCTAAGATCAGAACCAACAAGG agtttcctgctgctgtcattggAGTAGTTGTAGGACTGCTGCTCCTGTTAGTCTGCATCACTGGACTCTTCatctggaggaagaagaagaaaaatgagg GTTTTAAACCTGCAAACA CTTCAGCCTCTTCGTCATCGtcacacagcagctcagctccTGACTAA
- the LOC113154500 gene encoding major histocompatibility complex class I-related gene protein-like isoform X4 yields MMKRSFLLLLLFYVSSPVKHSLTYFLTTSSGLQTFPEFVSVSVVDGVQVGYCDSNSKTAEPRQDWVRRLFRDNPGHLEWHSQNCKISYVVLKEDIDMIKLHFNQTGGVHILQEMSGCDWDDVIDEVTAYDQFGYDGEEFTSLDLRTLTWVFKDKADTLQNKWKRVNNEINHIKYICPECLKKYMDYVNRSLKRKALPSVSLLQKTPSSPVSCHATGFYPDRASMFWRKDGEEIHEDVDHGEILPNHDGTFQLRVDLNISSVKPEDWSRYDCVFQFSGAENIITKLDKAKIRTNKEFPAAVIGVVVGLLLLLVCITGLFIWRKKKKGFRAANTSDSSSPNRQTSDPL; encoded by the exons ATGATGAAACGCTCATTTTTGTTGCTTCTCCTCTTTTACGTTTCATCACCAG TGAAACACTCCCTGACATATTTCCTCACTACTTCCTCTGGACTCCAAACCTTCCcagagtttgtgtctgtttcagtgGTTGATGGAGTTCAGGTGGGTTACTGTGACAGTAACAGTAAGACAGCAGAACCCAGACAGGACTGGGTTAGAAGGTTATTCAGAGATAATCCTGGACACCTGGAGTGGCACAGTCAGAACTGCAAGATCTCTTATGTGGTGTTGAAAGAAGATATTGACATGATAAAACTGCACTTTAACCAAACTGgag gtGTTCACATTTTACAGGAGATGTCTGGCTGTGACTGGGATGATGTCATTGATGAGGTTACTGCATATGATCAGTTTGGTTATGATGGAGAAGAATTCACATCACTGGACCTGAGGACGCTGACATGGGTTTTCAAAGACAAGGCTGACACACTTCAAAACAAGTGGAAAAGagttaataatgaaataaaccaCATCAAATACATTTGCCCTGAGTGTCTGAAGAAGTACATGGACTATGTGAATAGATCTTTGAAGAGAAAAG ctctcccatcagtgtctctcctccagaagactccctcctctccagtcagctgccacGCTACAGGTTTCTACCCTGACAGAGCCTCAatgttctggaggaaagatggagaggagattcaTGAGGACGTGGACCATGGAGAGATCCTCCCCAACCATGATGGGACCTTCCAGCTGAGagttgatctgaacatttcctcagtcaaacctgaagactggagcaggtacgactgtgtgtttcagttttctgGTGCTGAGAACATCATCACCAAACTGGACAAAGCTAAGATCAGAACCAACAAGG agtttcctgctgctgtcattggAGTAGTTGTAGGACTGCTGCTCCTGTTAGTCTGCATCACTGGACTCTTCatctggaggaagaagaagaa